The Niallia circulans nucleotide sequence AAAAATCTCAACCCGTTTTAATGACAATGCGGGACTTGAGAATGGATTGTTTGTTTTTTTGACATACTTTATAGCATGGAGTGGAATGGTTGATTGGAAGGGGCCGTACTTAATAATCAAATCTTCTTTATTCAAGAAATAGTAAGTAGTAAACCACATCCAAAGCATAAATAATGGAACAGTAATCGCACCAATAAGAACAATAAAAAAGATAAGCAAACTCGCAGGTTTTACCATGAGTCCGTATATGCCACTACCCAATGCTAACAGTGCTGCTCCCCAAATGATAAGTGTAAGCCACCAGTCTTTTTTCGAATTAAATCTCAAAACCGATCACCTCTTATTAACAAAGCTATGCTGTTCTTTTCTATGTATACCGATTCCTTTTTTCTATTAAGTCGTAGTCAACTTAGCATACACAATAAAAAAGATTGTCATCTCTCCGACTATAACAATTGAAGGAACTGGGACAAGTAAATTAAAGATAAAAAATACGCCGAGAATCCCTAAAAATATTCCCAAATGATATATTTTCAGACGATGGTGCACATGTCTATACTGATGGAATACAAAAGTAGTTGCAAAAAAATAAAGTAACACGGAACCAAAAATAAAAAACAAGCTGAAGAAATAGTCTACTTCATGTAAAACCATAAGTCTGATTGATGCAGCTACGGCACTTAATGACATTAAGATAAACAGATGCCCATAGATTATTGTCTGCCCGGCGGTTTGAATTGATTTATCTACCTTCTTCTCGACATTATCGAAGTATTGCCACCACATTGCGATGATCAATACAAATGATATAACTGCAAAGCCTATCGAGTGCAGGTCGCCTTGTGTAGGCTGAATAACGGCCAGTGTACTCACAAGAGATTCGCCAAAAAGAATAATCGTAAATAAGCCAAAACGCTCAAGCAAATGGGCGGTATTTGTTGGGACTTTGACTAAGTATTTTCTACCTAAGATTGGCACGATAATATCTATCAGAATACCTAGGTACAGAATAAAATAGCGAATCCACGAATCGAAGAAAAGCGAAATTAATGAGATGATAATTCCAATCCAAAAGTACTTTCCTAAGTAGGCAGCTGCTTGCTTCCGAGCCCCCTCTTCTATTCGCTGCACAACAAGGTACTGAATAGCGGTTACTGTTCTTAAGCCAATATAACCAATTAGGAAGGTAAGATAATATGCATCAAAATCAACATTTAAACTGGAGGTCATGACTAGTGCAAAAAACATTTGCAGAATTAAAAACAGCCGCTGATGAAACAAATCCTGTCCAAAGCGGTTAACAAACATGGTTTGGCCTACCCATGCCCACCAAACTGGTACAAAAATCAACACAAATTTAAATAAATATTCGGTATGGATGTGTCCGTCTTCAACATGTAACAATACATGTGTGGCAACTGCGACAGACGCTACAAATAATAAATCATAAAAAAGCTCTAACCAAGTTACTTTCTTTTCAAACACCTTTTTATTCCTCCTATTTCCCCTCTTATTCGCAATCTCTTTATTTTTTTACTCAATATTCAGAACACTCTAGTGACAGTAATGGTGAAATAATCTCGAAATAAAGGTATTGATTTTAGGTTTAGATAACTTTGATTACCCCTCCCTTTATCACTATTATTACATGGTTGAAATGAATGCCTGATATAACACATTTTAACAGAATAAATACGTTATAAATAGTTAAAAAACAAAGAAACTGCCAATTGGCAGCTCTGTTTCAATACTGGTTACAATTAATCAATCATAGCTTGAAACTTTTGGATAACTTCTTCTGTGAGGATGCCTTTTTCATTAAACTCACTGATAAAAACGGCAAGGAGCATTTCATTTTCATCTGAAATCTCAGTCTGAAGCAATACATTGTTAATAAGATCCACATGCTTCATAGGATTTGCAAACAATGTATTCCATGCACGCACCTGCAATTCCAAATCAGTTCCTAAAATGGCGGATTCTATTTCTTCTTCGGGTAAAGGCTCGTTATTTTGAGCATATGGATCTTCGTACGTTTCAGTAAAAATAAAGTTGGTTGGATGATATTCGTCCGTGCTGTATTCATAATGTCTATTTGCGACTATAATAATTGTTTTGTCCTCAACACAGGAGATTTTGCCACTTTCCAATAAGATCTCATTGACATCAAGCTTTATTGGACAGCTAATATCAGGTGTGATTAGCCAATAATTATGGTCAGGATTTAGCTGCTTGATATAATTTTCAAAGGATAATTCTTCGGCCATTTCTTCATTATGATAGATAGTGTAATAAGCCGGGCGGTAATAGCAAGAGGCTTCTATATTCGCCATGCTTATAGTCCATTCTGATTCTGGTGCATCGAATAACACACGAAGAGCATAGCCGTCTGTTATTTTCATCAGCTCATCATATATCATATACTGCCCTGGCTGCAGCGGTTTGTCTGCCTCTTCATTAAAAGCATTCAGTAGTTGTAAATGGACGTATGCCTTATTATAAAAACCACTTTCAGTATTAATAAAAAGATGAAGGTTTCTCCCCTCTCTTTCCACACGCTCTATAATCGCATCATGAAAACCTTCTGTCAAAACAGCTTGTGCTGTAGGTGGTAAGTTCGCTGCGGCCTTCTCCGATTGATCATAGGCAGCCTCTAATAGCTTTTCAAAGGTTTCTTCCTGCTTTCTTACCCATTGTAAATAATCGTTACGAACAGCTTTAGGGAGAACTGGCTGATTTAATGTACCATTATCTAAAAATGGGATAAATCGGCTCGGCAAAACCTGCAGTAAGTCTGCTTTTGCTTCCTCAAGCTCTTCTCTTAAAATTCTATGTATATCTTCGGCTTCTTCTTTTGCTTCCCTTAACGTAATCTCCCAATCCTCATCCGTTTCATGTATCGGCAGGACTGTACATTTTGAATAAGCCTTTTTTGCATCGATTGATATATTCCACATACCATCACCTCGTTTTATTTATTCATCAGAAAAAACTGCATGGATGTGCAAATCCTATACATTCTACGAACATACAAAGATAAAGTTTCTAGTATTCGGAAATATTGTACAACTTATTATTTAGCCAATAAAGTTAACTATAAATTAATTATGTAAACAAATAATGTGTTTCACCCCATGTTAATCATAATATGGGGGTGAAACATCATTTTACCAGACGTAAATCTTGTTTTTTTTCATTTTTAAACTTCGGCTTTTTAAAAACACTTTTGCTGTCCTGGCTGCTTTTCTTTTTATAGCTGCTGAAGCCTTTTAATTCGTTCGTTTCCCATATCCAACGTGTTTCTTTCTCTCCGTTGCTTAAGTAATAGACATTATTGTTGATTATATTGCCTTTACCTTGTTTAAAAGGATTGCTGATAAGAAGCTTCGAGCCTCCTGCTACCATTGTATTTTTTTCGATTTTATTTTGCTTTGTATTGTATTGGATGAGCAATTGTCCGCCATCTTGAAATTTAGTGTCATTTTTATAGAGCACATTGTCAGAAAT carries:
- a CDS encoding PH domain-containing protein — its product is MRFNSKKDWWLTLIIWGAALLALGSGIYGLMVKPASLLIFFIVLIGAITVPLFMLWMWFTTYYFLNKEDLIIKYGPFQSTIPLHAIKYVKKTNNPFSSPALSLKRVEIFYGKYNSVLISPVDRDGFIAVLCKSWPHIEYRE
- a CDS encoding low temperature requirement protein A, with translation MFEKKVTWLELFYDLLFVASVAVATHVLLHVEDGHIHTEYLFKFVLIFVPVWWAWVGQTMFVNRFGQDLFHQRLFLILQMFFALVMTSSLNVDFDAYYLTFLIGYIGLRTVTAIQYLVVQRIEEGARKQAAAYLGKYFWIGIIISLISLFFDSWIRYFILYLGILIDIIVPILGRKYLVKVPTNTAHLLERFGLFTIILFGESLVSTLAVIQPTQGDLHSIGFAVISFVLIIAMWWQYFDNVEKKVDKSIQTAGQTIIYGHLFILMSLSAVAASIRLMVLHEVDYFFSLFFIFGSVLLYFFATTFVFHQYRHVHHRLKIYHLGIFLGILGVFFIFNLLVPVPSIVIVGEMTIFFIVYAKLTTT
- a CDS encoding DUF4085 family protein: MWNISIDAKKAYSKCTVLPIHETDEDWEITLREAKEEAEDIHRILREELEEAKADLLQVLPSRFIPFLDNGTLNQPVLPKAVRNDYLQWVRKQEETFEKLLEAAYDQSEKAAANLPPTAQAVLTEGFHDAIIERVEREGRNLHLFINTESGFYNKAYVHLQLLNAFNEEADKPLQPGQYMIYDELMKITDGYALRVLFDAPESEWTISMANIEASCYYRPAYYTIYHNEEMAEELSFENYIKQLNPDHNYWLITPDISCPIKLDVNEILLESGKISCVEDKTIIIVANRHYEYSTDEYHPTNFIFTETYEDPYAQNNEPLPEEEIESAILGTDLELQVRAWNTLFANPMKHVDLINNVLLQTEISDENEMLLAVFISEFNEKGILTEEVIQKFQAMID